From bacterium:
GTTCTCGAAGAGCGACAAGATCACCGGCGAAAAGGGGAACCGGTACGTGTTCGGGATGAACGAGAACACGGAGATGGCCGGAAGGGCGGCGGCGAAAGCCCTCGCGAAGAGGAAGTTCGTGAAGTACTGGATCGCGGGCGACGACTACGAATACGGCCACGCGATCGCGAACGGCGTCTTCCGTCACCTGAAGACGCTGAACCCGAAGGTGCAGCTGCTCGGCGAGTCGTGGTGGAAGGTGGGCGAGACCGACTTCACCCCGTACATCACCCAGATCCTCGCGGCGAAGCCGGACTTCGTGATCGTCGCGACCGGGGGCGGCGGGATGGTCAATTTCCAGAAGGCGGCGCAATCGACGGGGTTCAACCGGAAGGTCCCCTTCTACCAGCACGCCGCGATCGACCTGTCGACGCTGATGCCCCAGGGGAAGAACGCCCCGGAAGGGGTGTACGGAACGGCGAACTACCTCTTCTACTACCCGGACACGAAGGAGAACAAGGCGTTCGTCGAGGAGTTCCGGAAGACGTATGACCGGCATCCGAAGAGCGGCGCCCTGTACGGCTACATGACCGCGCAGTTCATCGCGAAATCGTTCGAGAAGGCGGGGAAGGTGGACCGGGAGAAGTTCATCGACGCCATGGAGGGGATGACGCTTCCCAGCCCCGTGGGGCCCATGGAGATGAGGGCGTGCGACCACCAGGTGACGCTGCCGATGTTCTTCGGCGTCACGAAGAAGTCGCCGAAGTACGACTTCCTGATCGCGGGCGACATCGTTCCGGTCCCGGGAAAGGATACCATGCCTTCCTGCGCGGAGATCGCGAAGGCCCGGGCGAAGTAGCCGCTCCACCCGATGATGGATTTCGCGTCGAACCTTTTTTCCGCCGGGACGCTGTCACAGATCCTCGTGGGGCTCAGCCGGACGACGATCCTGTTCATCGTGTCGTCCGGCATGAGCCTCATCCTCGGCGTCCTCCGGATCCCGAACGTGGCGCACGGATCGCTGTACATGATCGGCGCCTTCGCCGCCTGGTCGGTGATCCAGTTCCTCGGGGGCGGCCTGTTCGCCTTCCTCGCGGCGATGCTCGTCGCCCCGCTGATCGTCGCGGCGGTCGGATTCGTCCTGGAACGGGGGTTCTTCTCCTACCTCTATGAGCGGGAGCACCTGATGCTCCTGCTTCTCACCTTCGCCTTCATGCTCATCCTCGGCGACCTGGTGAAGATCGTCTGGGGACCGGAATACCGTTCGGTCACCGTGCCGGCCTTCTTCCAGGGATCCGCGGAGATCTTCGGGCTGCCGCTCCCCTGGTACAACTTGTTCCTCCTGGTCGTCGGACCGTGCATCGCGGTCCTCCTCTGGCTCGTCATCAACAGGACGAACCTGGGGAAGATCGCCCGCGCGGCCGCGGTCGACGGCGAGATGGTGGGCGCCGTCGGGGTCAACGTGGGATGGGTCTTCGCGTTCACCTTCGTGCTCGGCTCCTTTCTCGCCGGCCTGGGGGGCGCGCTCATCGCCCCGATGGTCAACATCTCGCTCGGCATGGACCATTCGCTGATCATGGAGACGTTCCTCATCGTCATCATCGGCGGTCTCGGGAACATGTGGGGAGCGCTCCTCGGCTCGCTCATCTTCGGGCTGAGCCAGTCGCTCGGCATCCTCGTCTGGCCCCAGTTCGGGATCGCGTTCCCCTATCTCGCCGTCGTCGCCGTCCTCGTCGTCCGGCCGAGAGGGCTCTTGAGATCGACGTGGTGACGACGAGACGATCGGCCCCGCTCCTCCTGCTCCTCCTGCTGGGCGCGCTCCTGG
This genomic window contains:
- a CDS encoding ABC transporter substrate-binding protein, yielding MRKAVSFLAVAVAMLCMAGSGVAGDTIKVGFVDTYTGPATTFTNDVLDGFKMAAEKINAKGGVLGRKITYVTRDDKFKPDIGLTMAKELILNENVDLLVGTINSATALAVSDLCRKEKVPFLVTFSKSDKITGEKGNRYVFGMNENTEMAGRAAAKALAKRKFVKYWIAGDDYEYGHAIANGVFRHLKTLNPKVQLLGESWWKVGETDFTPYITQILAAKPDFVIVATGGGGMVNFQKAAQSTGFNRKVPFYQHAAIDLSTLMPQGKNAPEGVYGTANYLFYYPDTKENKAFVEEFRKTYDRHPKSGALYGYMTAQFIAKSFEKAGKVDREKFIDAMEGMTLPSPVGPMEMRACDHQVTLPMFFGVTKKSPKYDFLIAGDIVPVPGKDTMPSCAEIAKARAK
- a CDS encoding branched-chain amino acid ABC transporter permease, which translates into the protein MDFASNLFSAGTLSQILVGLSRTTILFIVSSGMSLILGVLRIPNVAHGSLYMIGAFAAWSVIQFLGGGLFAFLAAMLVAPLIVAAVGFVLERGFFSYLYEREHLMLLLLTFAFMLILGDLVKIVWGPEYRSVTVPAFFQGSAEIFGLPLPWYNLFLLVVGPCIAVLLWLVINRTNLGKIARAAAVDGEMVGAVGVNVGWVFAFTFVLGSFLAGLGGALIAPMVNISLGMDHSLIMETFLIVIIGGLGNMWGALLGSLIFGLSQSLGILVWPQFGIAFPYLAVVAVLVVRPRGLLRSTW